In a single window of the Populus alba chromosome 16, ASM523922v2, whole genome shotgun sequence genome:
- the LOC118056140 gene encoding F-box/LRR-repeat protein 3, which translates to MKRQKTLETNANNSNLFDLLSEEIVFSILDFIDTNPLDRKSFSLVCKSFYITESKHRKNLKPLRQELLPRVLNRYPLVNHLDLSLCPRINDNSLNVISNTCKDSLNSIDLSRSRFFSYNGLMSLALNCKNLVSIDLSNATELRDAAAAAVAEAKNLERLWLGRCKLITDMGIGCIAVGCKKLRLISLKWCIGVSDLGVGLIAVKCKEIRSLDLSFLPITNKCLPSILKLQHLEDIVLEGCFGIDDDSLAALKHGCKSMKALDISSCQHISHVGLSSLISGAGSLQQLTLSYGCPVTLALADSLKRLSMLQSVKLDGCAVTSAGLTAIGNWCISLSELSLSKCLGVTDEGLSSLVTKHKDLKKLDITCCRKITDVSIAYITNSCTNLTSLRMESCTLVPSEAFVLIGQQCQFLEELDLTDNEIDDEGLKSISRCSKLSSLKLGICLNISDKGLSHVGMKCSKLTELDLYRSAGITDLGILAISRGCPGLEMINMSYCIDITDSSLISLSKCSRLNTFESRGCPLITSLGLAAIAVGCKQLIKLDIKKCHNIGDAAMLPLAHFSQNLRQITLSYSSVSDVGLLALASISCLQSMTVLHLKGLTPSGLAAALLACGGLTKVKLHLSFKSLLPLPLFEHLEARGCVFEWRDKEFQAELDPKCYKLQWEDIAQ; encoded by the exons ATGAAGAGACAGAAGACCTTAGAAACCAACGCCAACAACAGCAACCTGTTTGATCTCTTGTCTGAAGAGATAGTTTTTTCAATCTTAGACTTCATTGACACAAACCCTTTAGACAGAAAGTCTTTTTCTTTAGTTTGCAAGTCATTTTACATTACAGAATCAAAACACCGCAAAAATCTTAAGCCTTTAAGACAAGAACTCCTTCCAAGAGTCCTTAACAGATACCCACTTGTAAACCATCTTGATCTTTCTTTATGTCCACGTATAAATGACAATTCTTTGAATGTAATATCAAACACCTGCAAAGATTCACTGAATTCTATTGATCTCTCAAGGTCAAGGTTCTTTTCTTATAATGGGTTGATGAGTTTGGCTTTGAATTGTAAGAATTTGGTGAGTATTGACTTGTCTAATGCCACTGAGTTGAGAGATGCTGCGGCGGCTGCGGTGGCGGAAGCTAAGAATTTGGAGAGGTTGTGGTTGGGGAGGTGTAAGTTGATTACTGATATGGGAATTGGATGCATTGCTGTTGGTTGCAAGAAGTTGAGGTTGATTAGCTTGAAGTGGTGTATAGGTGTTAGTGATTTAGGTGTTGGTTTAATTGCTGTTAAGTGCAAGGAGATTAGAAGTTTGGATCTTTCTTTCTTGCCA ATTACAAATAAATGCTTACCGTCCATTTTGAAACTACAACATCTTGAAGATATAGTTCTAGAAGGATGTTTTGGTATAGATGATGATAGCCTTGCTGCTCTCAAACATGGCTGCAAGTCCATGAAG GCACTCGATATATCAAGTTGTCAGCACATCAGTCATGTTGGCCTTTCTTCCTTAATAAGTGGCGCTGGAAGCCTACAGCAACTCACCCTGTCATATGGCTgtcct GTCACCCTAGCTCTGGCTGATAGTTTGAAAAGGCTTTCCATGTTGCAATCTGTCAAGTTAGATGGTTGTGCAGTTACCTCTGCTGGACTGACAGCCATTGGCAACTGGTGCATATCACTAAGTGAGCTGAGCCTGAGTAAATGTTTAGGAGTGACAGATGAAGGTCTCTCTTCTCTTGTAACAAAGCACAAAGACTTGAAGAAGCTAGATATAACATGCTGTCGGAAGATAACTGATGTTTCTATCGCCTACATCACAAATTCATGCACCAATCTCACTTCCCTGAGAATGGAGTCGTGTACCTTAGTTCCAAGTGAAGCATTTGTCTTGATTGGACAGCAGTGTCAGTTTCTAGAAGAGCTTGATTTAACAGATAATGAGATTGATGATGAAG GTCTGAAGTCCATTTCTAGATGTTCTAAACTCTCCAGCTTAAAATTAGGAATTTGCCTAAACATAAGTGACAAGGGGCTTTCACATGTTGGCATGAAGTGCTCAAAACTTACTGAGCTTGATTTGTACAG GTCTGCTGGAATAACAGATTTGGGCATTCTAGCAATTTCTCGAGGTTGCCCTGGGCTTGAGATGATCAATATGTCATATTGTATTGACATTACTGATAGTTCCTTAATATCACTTTCAAAATGCTCAAGGTTAAACACATTCGAAAGTCGAGGGTGCCCTCTTATCACATCTCTAGGTCTTGCAGCCATTGCTGTGGGGTGCAAGCAGCTCATTAAGCTAGACATAAAGAAGTGTCACAACATTGGTGATGCTGCAATGCTTCCACTTGCACACTTCTCTCAGAACCTCAGACAG ATTACTTTATCATATAGCTCAGTTTCTGATGTGGGGCTCTTGGCCCTTGCCAGCATCAGCTGCCTGCAAAGCATGACGGTCCTGCACTTGAAGGGCTTGACTCCAAGTGGATTGGCAGCTGCCTTGTTGGCATGTGGAGGCTTAACAAAAGTGAAGCtccatttgtcttttaaatCATTGCTTCCACTGCCTCTTTTTGAACATTTGGAAGCACGTGGTTGTGTGTTTGAGTGGAGAGATAAAGAGTTTCAG GCTGAATTAGATCCGAAGTGTTACAAGTTACAGTGGGAAGATATAGCTCAATAG